Proteins encoded within one genomic window of Vidua macroura isolate BioBank_ID:100142 chromosome 2, ASM2450914v1, whole genome shotgun sequence:
- the LOC128803134 gene encoding LOW QUALITY PROTEIN: transforming growth factor beta activator LRRC32-like (The sequence of the model RefSeq protein was modified relative to this genomic sequence to represent the inferred CDS: inserted 1 base in 1 codon; deleted 3 bases in 2 codons; substituted 1 base at 1 genomic stop codon) — protein MKSLLEINLANNHLYELAQNGTKGIGLLPKVEVLDLSHNRLYNGAAEYFIKEAPSLQYLSLADNSIIIISQKMFEGSPSLVEIDLQSNIITEIEEGAFETLVSLSKLSLSKNSIICISDFNLRQLEILDLSRNSIETSTPQNQXDEYSLRCLDLSENKLFHFPVFPQVNKLVTLNLSKNLIQLTAESPHNKMDYVKNEWLNAFPSSXSEQSRNKSSLYLSQLVYLDLSHNEIKSIPDGFFESMLSLHTLNLSKNCLQAFAVSYDSALISLTVLDLSYNALQSLLLDAGALPNLKELYIQNSCLQTLQFDIFLNLSSLRLLNLQSNNISLCSMYSGLAKQRLAGEENGCVSFVSSPTLQYLYLADNMLNILPAYSFYKTSLVVLDLSMNPGLKIELKALSGLEKSLECCNSLIDLNIDLPCFSHLKHLNLSENQLNWLPKWSSDSPLEVLDLRNNMFSTLQNSNILALENSLKNLYLTGNPLSCCGNIWLSSMIQNKNVQIPNVEHLTCQHTQNFGYQDKMHIRNIRPEDCEKRGLKKINFLIILTFVLVLSVIIIGVGSFFCFRRQNFSHQFKA, from the exons ATGAAGAGTTTGCTGGAAATAAATTTAGCCAACAATCACTTATATGAGCTTGCTCAAAATGGCACAAAGGGGATTGGACTCTTACCCAAGGTGGAAGTACTGGACTTGTCCCACAACAGGCTGTACAATGGGGCGGCAGAGTATTTCATTAAAGAAGCTCCATCACTGCAGTATCTGTCCTTGGCAGACAACAGTATTATAATAATATCACAAAAGATGTTTGAGGGATCTCCCAGTCTTGTGGAGATAGATCTTCAGAGCAACATCATAACGGAAATAGAAGAAGGTGCTTTTGAGACTCTAGTGAGCCTGTCCAAACTCAGTCTCTCAAAGAATTCAATTATTTGCATCTCTGATTTTAACCTCAGGCAGCTGGAGATACTTGACCTTAGCAGGAACAGCATTGAGACTTCCACACCACAAAATC TTGATGAATATAGCTTAAGGTGTTTGGATCTGAGTGAAAACAAACTATTTCATTTCCCAGTGTTCCCTCAGGTAAACAAGCTGGTAACTCTGAATTTATCAAAGAATTTAATCCAGCTCACTGCTGAATCCCCTCACAATAAAATGGACTATGTGAAAAATGAATGGCTAAATGCT TTTCCATCTTCTTGATCAGAGCAAAGTAGAAACAAAAGTTCTCTTTATTTATCCCAGCTTGTATATTTAGACTTAAGTCATAATGAAATCAAATCAATTCCAGATGGGTTCTTTGAATCAATGTTGTCCCTTCACACCCTTAATCTCAGTAAAAACTGTCTTCAGGCATTTGCAGTAAGTTATGACAGTGCACTGATTTCTTTAACTGTCCTTGACTTGAGCTACAATGCTTTGCAGAGCCTTCTCCTAGATGCTGGTGCATTGCCAAATTTGAAGGAGCTCTATATTCAAAACAGTTGTCTTCAAACACTGCAGTTTGACATCTTCTTAAATCTTTCTAGCCTTAGACTGCTTAATCTACAAAGCAATAATATCAGCCTTTGCAGCATGTACTCAGGATTAGCTAAACAAAGACTTGCTGGAGAGGAAAATGGTTGTGTTTCATTTGTCAGTTCTCCTACTCTTCAGTACTTGTACCTAGCTGACAACATGCTGAACATCCTACCAGCATACAGCTTCTACAAGACTTCTCTGGTTGTCTTGGACCTCTCCATGAACCCTGGACTGAAAATAGAACTTAAAGCATTATCAGGTCTGGAAAAGTCTCTGGAATGTTGTAATAGCCTGATAGATTTAAATATTGACTTGCCTTGTTTTAGTCACCTTAAACATTTAAACCTCTCTGAAAATCAGCTGAACTGGCTGCCTAAGTGGAGTAGTGACTCTCCACTAGAAGTTCTGGACCTACGGAACAACATGTTCAGTACATTACAGAACAGCAATATTTTAGCACTAGAAAATTCACTTAAAAACTTGTATCTCACTGGGAACCCACTCAGCTGCTGTGGAAACATCTGGCTTTCATCTATGATCCAGAACAAAAATGTCCAGATCCCCAACGTAGAACATTTAACGTGCCAGCACACTCAGAATTTCGGGTACCAGGACAAAATGCACATCAGGAACATTAGACCAGAAGACTGTGAAAAAAGAGGA CTGAAGAAAATCAACTTCCTTATTATATTAACATTTGTGTTGGTTTTATCTGTGATCATCATTGGTGTGGGTTCATTTTTTTGCTTCCGCAGGCAGAACTTTAGCCATCAGTTTAAAGCATAG